The genomic DNA GTCGGGAATAAGCGGCCCAATGAGAAGCCGTGTGGTACACTTCCAAACAGTGGTGGACACCGGTGGATGCATGGCGAGCAAAAGATGTCTGGCGATATGGATGCATCTTCACATATACTCCATTATTACACTGTATAACTCCTGATAAGAGGCCTGTATAACGTCTGCCAGCGAAGGTTAGCCATAATTATAATAGTAGAACTTCTCGCTTCATCCGTCTGCCGTCATCACCCACCGCGCCAAAAACTTGAATTCAAAGCGAGCCTTATCATTCGTCATTACATCGATTTCATTCATTACTTGCATACCATTTCCTCACATATACGCCTATCAGGTGAGTACAGCAAATATTATTTGAGATGCAGCAGAGTGTAGCTTACCAAAATAAACCATTCAGTCACCAGGTCTTTCCAGGAAGACTGCTTATTGTACTTCTTTGGTGGAATCACTCCTCGGTAGAcagctgctgttgttgttttccTTGAGCCATACCTCTGGAGACGACCAGGTGAGCATAGCTATGTTATGTAGGGGCAACAGCTAACCGAGGATCGTCGTTAGATTCTTCCAGGAAGAGATACCGAAGAGATACTCCTTCAGTAAAATCTTATATCGACAATTTACTGTTGTAGTGTTGCTATTCAAGCCGTATTCTTTTACATATTGAGATAGCGCAGATGTCAGATAACCCGGAAAGAGGTGCGTCCCAATACTCAGTTGCAGAAAACTCACAACTTGCTCCCAGACGTTAAGATAGATGACATGGCagcctcatcgtcatcctcatcctccgaACCCCATTACACCCTCTCACCTCAACCACCTCACGCCGACTCATCAATTTATCCCTTACCTACCGATCCAacgcctcctcctcagcctATGTCCCTTCGCGAAGCCCCTGGACCCGACGTCTTTCCGGATCACCGGCCCACTCTTGCTGAATTCCGCGCCAAAGAAGGTCCTGCAGTAAGAGCTTCAAAACTCAGAGCCCTCTGGAAatcccttccccctcttccatctaTTCCTGACGGTGATGAACCCACACCGACACAAAAGATGCAGCTCCCTGGCCAGGGTACTACCGCTGCCTTGTCACCCGAGCGTGCTGAGAGGTTAAGAAGGCTctatgaagaagaactggTCAAGCGTATTAGTGAGAAGAGGCCGGACAGTTCGTTATGGGGCGGACCTGATGACCTTGAGCCAGAAATGAGGAATTTAAAGGGCAAAAATATCGCATGGCAAGATTTCAGGCGGTTCTTATGGgataaagagaaagagttgTGGGATATCTTCCAAGAACTGGATCATAATGCGGACGGTCGTCTTGATGCGCAAGAAATGAGAGCAGCACTTGCTCGTTCAGGGGTGGACGTCACGCCAGCAACTGTTTCTGATCTTGTCCATTTCCTTGCCAGTCACTCGAACAAAGAAGGATTACCCAAAGGGGCCCGGCAGGAAGGTTCAGAGGAGGGGTTATATCTTACATTCGCCGATTTTAGAGATTTCTTGATCATGTTGCCCAGAAAAGCGACGCCATTTGAAATATACAAGTGTAAGCACATccgttcttcttgccatcctAAACTAATTTCCTGTAGTCTATCAAGTCCGGAAACGATTCTCTGACGGCCGAGGTGCCGCTCGTGTCGACAAAGAAGGCGATATCAATATCTCCTTCCCCAAAGGTCCTAATTCCCCTCAAACATCCACCGCTGCTGGATTCTTCAGCCCCCCGAAACaacggaaagaagaagacgaagagttTGCCGACACCCCCGGAGTGTacgaggaggaagttgaaATTGTGCAGGAAGATAGGCATGAGGCGTGGAGGTTCCTCTTGGCGGGTGGTATTGCCGGTGCCGTATCGCGGACGGTGACGGCTCCATTTGACAGGCTGAAAGTCTACCTCATCACGACTGATGATTTTTCGGCCTTTAATCGCCATCCGCATTTCAACCATCCTTTACGAATTGGTTTCAGGGCGGTCACGAACCTGTGGGGAGCGGTGCAGAGGATTTATGTGGATGGTGGAGGACTGAGAGCGTTCTGGGTTGGGAATGGGTTGAACGTGACAAAGATCTTCCCTGTAAGTTACCCTCTTCTGGGCATTCTCAAGAAGTTAAAGCTTATAATTACATAGGAATCCGCTATCAAATTCGTCTCATACGAACAATCCAAAAAATTCCTCGCCAAATACTGGGATCAAGTCTCAGACCCATCAGaactctcctcctcttcccgcTTCATCTCTGGCGGTGTCGGCGGTATCACCTCCCAACTGAGCATTTACGGTCTCGAAACACTCAAAACGCGGATACAGAGCGATATCGGTCCGAACCAAGGATGGAGCCATGTCGTCAAGACCGCAAAGGAAATGTGGAGAGCCGGAGGGGTCAGGACGTATTATCGCGGACTGACTTTGGGTCTGATCGGCGTTTTCCCGTATAGTGCGATTGATATGGGAACGTATGAGACACTCAAGACGGCGTATTGTCGGTCGACAGATACGGATGAGCCGCCTGTATTTGCTGTACTCTCGTTTGGAGCGCTTTCAGGGTCTATTGGCGCTGCATCTGTTTATCGTAAGCCTCTCTATCTATACATTCCcacttcttttctctctaCCTATCTTCTTGTCAGCATCATAACCAAAGACTAacctcgtcttcttctcattcttAGCTGTCAATCTCCTTCGAACACGTCTCCAAGCCTCCGGCTCATCTGGTCACCCACATAAATACACAGGCTTCCGCGACGTCTTGCAGCATACGCtcaagaatgaaggatggagaggcCTTTATAAAGGGTTGTTGCCTAGTATATTGAAGGTGGGCCCAGCGGTGGGTGTTAGCTGGATTGTTTACGAGGAGTCAAAGAGGATGCTGGGTGTTTAAGAATGAAATGACGAGGGGTTTGATCGTGAGCATTGATGAGTTGAAGCATGATTGAGGGATGGGGGAATGGAAGTTGGATGGAATCGAGGAGACGGAcagttggaagaagatgtcagAATTCAAGAAACTCAAACGTAAATCTTATCGCATAGAtacaatcttcttcctctttattTCCCCAACATAGGCATGAGCTGCGAACGTAGATGTAATGTAAACTAACTACAATGAATTTGATGCCGTCTGCCAGGACGGAAGGCAGAATCAATCAATACAATATGCGTCTATGATATTTCATTGCAGCACTGATGAGGCAAAATCTCATGGAGTTTGCGACGATTGTACTCTTCTGTCCTATACTCTGCTTCGCATATAGTATAGctttcatctctccctcttcccctccctcctctccgcATCAGTCTctgcttccttcatcttggcCACCATCAACCGGCGCCTAAGTTCTTTCTtccgttcttcctctgtgACCTTGCGCAGAGCTCTATCCGTCGTAGCTTCTacaccttttcctttgatcTCTTTAGGATCTATGATCTCACTGTTCTCTACAACAAgggatgaggttgaggctGAAGCCGAACCGATCGCAGAATGAGCGTCTTCTACAGGACCACTCGACAAAGAACGTTCACGTTGAGATTTAAGGCGGGATTGAAGCTTTACCCCAAGGGCTTGTACGTTGGCGTCTTGATTGATAGAGGGAGGTTGCGCATTTGACGATGgtgataatgatgatgcttCTGACGGAAGGgtaggaggaggatgagtgACGCTGCAATGGTTAGCATTGTTGGCATTATTGTGGGAAGATACGCCGGGCTGAGCTTTTGATTTCGCTTCGGCTTTAGCTCGTTCCAATCGCTCGCGCAAAGACAACTTGGAGGCTGCTTGCTGTTCCGCCGTCTTTAATTCAAGATCAGACTCCACTGCATCTCCACTGATACTCTGCATCGTCTCACTCTGATTTGACGGGTTGACTTTCGCTTCAGCAGCTTCCGCTTTGGCTTTTACCAGCTTTTCCCGTAAACTCATTCCAGGCTGATTCGTCGGTGCTTTCGAGGCGGCCGCACCTTTAATAGAAAGCTTTCTTCCGACCATGTGAGGGGCCAAATCCCTTTCCGTTTGATCTTCCGAGTTGCTTTGCGGTGGGATAGTAGACTCAGGTACAGTCGGTCCTAGACGTGAggcaagagaaggtggagagcGTATGTGAGGTGGTCTGTCGCGTCGGTCGTTCCTCGTAGAattatcctcatcatcatccatacccttcttcgctgGGCGAGGCGGCGAAGGGAATAGCTCAATCCTTTGTTTCGTTCCGGACCCTTTCCCACGTTCGTCTTCAACTTCACTCCTGCCGTTATTACTGCCCCATGCCCGCatgcctcttccatcagctCGCGTACGTGCTCTCGAGGCCCATTCTCTGTCACGTTCCCTTTCCAGCTCATGGGGTCGAAGCCTtttcgctcttcctcctggaCCTGTATGTTCCCATCCTTTGTCCGGGCCAAGCTCTCGATTCCTGGCTCGCCCTCGGGTGGATTCACGATACCGGGAGTAATCATATTTATTCTCATAGTCCGGACCGGCACTTCTCTGCGGGGGTGATCGAGACCAAGAGGGGGGACGTCGACCAGCAGGGGCAGGATATCGGGGTAGAGGTGATCTGTTGCGATAGGATAAACGAGAACGAGGACTGATTGAACGCGAGGATGATAGAAAAGAATAAGAGTGAGATGAGTATGAAGAATACGAAGAGATTGATCGAGATCGAGAACGTCCCCTTGTTGGCGACGGCGAGCGAACTGGTGGTCTAGGAGATGGTATAGGATCGTACTGGGAAATTTAGTCAGCCTGCAGATCATAACAAACAAGCCAAGATGACATACCTGAGCAACCTCATCATACCCCTTCAGCTTCCGATAGGGGCTCCTGAGGTATGAGTATAGCTCATGGCAGAAATGCTCTGCTCCGTGAGGGAACTCGACCGTATCCAAAAAATCGGATAATAGTCTGACGACCGCTTCCGAGCGTATATCTATCGCCCGCAACAAAGAAACGATGTAAGTCGTAAGGAACTCTACATCAAGAGATGACCAGATGTGTAGCTCTCGCCGAATGAATGCTGAAGCGCGTTGGATAAGTTCGGGGTCAGAGGCAATCTGCCGAGGGGTGGGGTTTGGTCGAAAGCGAGTATGGCGGTTGGAGGCAATATGCTACAACACATGTCAGACACATTACAAGCCAGTGGACACAGAATTTTCATAACGTGCTTTGACAAATAAACCGTGCTTGTACAGTTCCCTCCGATGGTTGACTTGCATGTCTAACTCATCAGGATCTACTTTCTCCAGCTCTCCCCACCTTGGACGTCCCTCTTGTCTCGTTGGAAGTCGTTCCCTTGAAGGCCCAGGGCGCGCACGGTGTGGCGATGGTTTGGAAGGTAGAGGGGGAAGGTAAAACTATTGCTTTGTATTAGTAATAGGTTTTGTATAGAATGACTCAATAACTCACTTTCGTAGGCACCTCCTCGTCAAGATTATGCAAAAGAAATGGTGCCATTGCCCCAGCGCAAAGAGGACACTTTCGACTTTGGTTCGACCAAATGCTTATGCATTCAAACTAATAGGACAGTTAGGTCTGTTCCTGCCAACGCAGTTGCAAAGACTTACACAGAACTCGTGTCCGCATACGCCAACGATGGTCCTATCTCTTAACCCCATCAAACAGATGATACACCTCTCCTCATCGccgtcctcatcatcatcacccaCCTGTGCTTCTTTCCCCACTACACCCTCTTCGTCCCCGTTCTGGTCTTCGTGACGTTTACCCTTTTCCCgttcccattcttctctcttcttaAACGATCGGTGATATCCTTCATCGAGAGGTTCGTCAGGATGAGCCTTGATCTCTTGTTCCCagtccatcttctttcgaGCAGCCGATAGCCTCTCAGATTGGGCTTTTGGCTGTTGTTCGgatcgagaaggagaggaggcgaTGCTGCTAGCGTGAGACAGGATAAAGTCTTCGGCCTCGTCGACTGGCGACATAGGCTAATCAGCTCGGAGGATCTTTGAAAAACAAGAATTCAAGATACGCACGATATATATTGTGCTCCACAGCCGCTTTTCGCGGCATAGTTGTATGAGAAAGTGAATaacaagaaagatgaaagtTATCAAACTGAAAGGTACCAAAATGCCAGAGGACGACCGACCGACAGACCGACGGATGTGTCTGGAAGACACTAAGCCGCGCTCCGCCTCCACTTCAGAGGTCCACCTCCCAACGTACAGCGCCGCGAGATGCCTGAACCGAAAAAGTCCTTGCGGAATCTCAGCCACTGAAGTCAGGTTTGCATTTTACAGATATGTATGAAACACTCAATCGATCACCTGATCTCACGGGGCCCATCAGTTGGTTTTTAGCCCAAAGTTCTTGTCGGGCGGGTTTATCCTAGACGTTGAATCGCTTGCAGTAGGACATAATTTTTCAAAGAAGCATATACTCGAGTAATTTGGGGGACTGGAATCTCCAACTCTAAGCAGCATGTTTCTCCTGCTCTCAACTATAACTATCTAGCCCGACGATCACGGTGAAGCTATATCGCCCCCAATACCCATGGAGTAAAGAAGACCATCAGCATTGGGTCATAAGAAGCAATATGACCGACGGTCGAATCCACTTGCTGTCACATCGTCTTCTGGTACTGACAGTCTTTATTATATCATCCTTGACAAACCTCAAGTAGTCCCTCTTCCAAGGTCTAC from Cryptococcus deuterogattii R265 chromosome 11, complete sequence includes the following:
- a CDS encoding solute carrier family 25 (mitochondrial phosphate transporter) member 23/24/25/41, translating into MSDNPERDVKIDDMAASSSSSSSEPHYTLSPQPPHADSSIYPLPTDPTPPPQPMSLREAPGPDVFPDHRPTLAEFRAKEGPAVRASKLRALWKSLPPLPSIPDGDEPTPTQKMQLPGQGTTAALSPERAERLRRLYEEELVKRISEKRPDSSLWGGPDDLEPEMRNLKGKNIAWQDFRRFLWDKEKELWDIFQELDHNADGRLDAQEMRAALARSGVDVTPATVSDLVHFLASHSNKEGLPKGARQEGSEEGLYLTFADFRDFLIMLPRKATPFEIYKFYQVRKRFSDGRGAARVDKEGDINISFPKGPNSPQTSTAAGFFSPPKQRKEEDEEFADTPGVYEEEVEIVQEDRHEAWRFLLAGGIAGAVSRTVTAPFDRLKVYLITTDDFSAFNRHPHFNHPLRIGFRAVTNLWGAVQRIYVDGGGLRAFWVGNGLNVTKIFPESAIKFVSYEQSKKFLAKYWDQVSDPSELSSSSRFISGGVGGITSQLSIYGLETLKTRIQSDIGPNQGWSHVVKTAKEMWRAGGVRTYYRGLTLGLIGVFPYSAIDMGTYETLKTAYCRSTDTDEPPVFAVLSFGALSGSIGAASVYPVNLLRTRLQASGSSGHPHKYTGFRDVLQHTLKNEGWRGLYKGLLPSILKVGPAVGVSWIVYEESKRMLGV